Part of the Candidatus Manganitrophaceae bacterium genome is shown below.
CCTTAAGCGCAGGCGGACTGACCTTTGATATCACGGTTGATGGACTGGGCGGTGGGTTGACCCAGGCTCATTTTCACAATGCGGCTGCTGGATCTAATGATGTTTTGGTTCGGTTTCCCATTAATTTCAATGGGAATACGGCAACCGGGATCTGGAGCGTTAACGATTTAGTAAACCCGCTCACTTTGACTTTAGTGACCGCACTCAACGCGGGAGAAATTTATGTCGATGTCCATTCCGGAAACAACCTAAATGGAGAAATCCGTACACAGGTGGTGTTGACTCCAGAGGACGGGAGTAGGGGCTTTACGGCCAAATTCAGTGGTGTGCAAGAGGTCCCACCGATCGCTGCAACCGCAAGGGGAACCGGTGCCTTCGTCCTCAATGCGGCCGAGACTGAACTAACCTTCGTTATCACGGTAACCGGTCTGAGCGGAGGAGGGATGACCGCGGCCCATTTTCACAATGCACCGACCGGATCCAATATCCCCACGTTTGTTCGTCCGCTCACCGGCGATTTCATCGGGAATACCGCGACCGGGGTCTGGAGAAACACTGATTCCGAGCAGCTCACTCCCGCTTTAGTAGCCGCACTCAAGGGGGGAAACATCTATGTCAATATCCATACTCTTGCTAATGGAGGGGGCGAAATCCGTGGGCAGGTCATCCCGAATCTTTAGCGGCTATAAACTTTAAGGCCAGCCCGTTATTGCACCAGCGTTTTCCGCTGGGTTTGGGACCGTCATTGAAGATGTGTCCCTGATGACCGTCACAACGTGCGCAGTGATACTCGGTTCTGGGAAATAACATTTTAAAATCGATTTTGGTTTCAAGGCGGCCTTCAATCGATCTAAAAAAACTCGGCCAGCCGGTTTTGCTGTCGTATTTCATCTCTGAGGTAAAGAGCTCAAGCGCACAGCCGGCACAGACATAAACGCCTGGACCATACTCCTTGTCCAGAGGGCTTGAAAATCGACGCTCGGTCCCTTCTCTTCTTAAGATCTCATAACGGTCGGGCCGCAGCAGTTTTCTCCATTCTTTATCCGTTTTGATTATTTGTTTGAATGTAATTCTCTGGCTTTTGGAGAAAACCCTGGACGGTATCATCAGGGATCCGATGTAAACCCCTAAGGTCATCATAAACACCCTTCTATTCATGTCTTAGCCCTCCAAAGGAAGTTCTCTTTCCCCATAACTCTTTTAAACGCTGGTCCCGCCCGCAACTGAAGCGGTAAAACTTGTATTGGAGCGGGTTTTTGATATGGTAATCCTGGTGGTGCTCCTCTGCGGGGAAAAACTGAGAGGCCTGCAGGATGGGCGTGACAACCGGTCCTTCAAACGGTCTGTCGCGCTCCAGGCTGCGCTTGGAGGCGACGGCCAGTTTTTTCTGTTCTTTTGTATGGTAGAAAATTGTGGTGCGGTACTGGTTCCCCCGATCACAAAATTGCCGGTCCTTCACCGTAGGATCAATATTGGTCCAGAAGACCTCCAACAACATGCCATAACGGACCTTGCTGCTGTCATACACGACTTGCACCGCCTCAGTATGAC
Proteins encoded:
- a CDS encoding CHRD domain-containing protein produces the protein MRAWQSIGFRLFLITGLLVMAGCGSLSDDSTTALFPGLLTGPQVVSNPPVVTNATGTGSFSLSAGGLTFDITVDGLGGGLTQAHFHNAAAGSNDVLVRFPINFNGNTATGIWSVNDLVNPLTLTLVTALNAGEIYVDVHSGNNLNGEIRTQVVLTPEDGSRGFTAKFSGVQEVPPIAATARGTGAFVLNAAETELTFVITVTGLSGGGMTAAHFHNAPTGSNIPTFVRPLTGDFIGNTATGVWRNTDSEQLTPALVAALKGGNIYVNIHTLANGGGEIRGQVIPNL
- the msrB gene encoding peptide-methionine (R)-S-oxide reductase MsrB, producing the protein MNRRVFMMTLGVYIGSLMIPSRVFSKSQRITFKQIIKTDKEWRKLLRPDRYEILRREGTERRFSSPLDKEYGPGVYVCAGCALELFTSEMKYDSKTGWPSFFRSIEGRLETKIDFKMLFPRTEYHCARCDGHQGHIFNDGPKPSGKRWCNNGLALKFIAAKDSG
- the msrA gene encoding peptide-methionine (S)-S-oxide reductase MsrA; its protein translation is MKKYSVQYFLRVLLLISFLSAITGNAIGAESENLKTATFAGGCFWCMEHAFDEVDGVVSTISGYIGGHKDHPTYREVSSGTTGHTEAVQVVYDSSKVRYGMLLEVFWTNIDPTVKDRQFCDRGNQYRTTIFYHTKEQKKLAVASKRSLERDRPFEGPVVTPILQASQFFPAEEHHQDYHIKNPLQYKFYRFSCGRDQRLKELWGKRTSFGGLRHE